From the Selenomonas timonae genome, one window contains:
- a CDS encoding BglG family transcription antiterminator — MQKQERCKKILELLLKNTGGMTGIELARRMDVSSRTIRSDIKFLQELLADKPYQILAAPNRGYKLLCEESETELLRLVAEKDGSVGLTNAEEQQNYIIGRFLECMLKDTSVTQMTLADEMYVGLSTIKNYLNTTRERFAEYDIKIAQYKTEGMRLEGAEGDLRSFVVDYLHEVRDTELRGLLFDKIGYDAMEKILSQTASVRNLQLTDMARRDLAVQTALVLHRSAAGRTIECRASMAQKLEETFEYSAAKEVANEIFRYTGMDIPYSEVFYITQCLLTGKKLLDIGSTVNDAHVRELVEKVLVAVDKKFGLDFTADEYLKDGLMLHLRIAIARVNFRVNIRNELLASVKQDYPLAFQIAVYAAKMVREIDHIEFNENEIGYIALHFGASMSRNSMAEDDHPKNVYVICSAGLGVSVLMKAKLKEHFRSSIHVISVLPAYKLTEEMLGEADYIISTVPLEVESPKIIHVNHMLRADDIEKIRRVMFQKRDLLDAEIVRQFFRPEGFYVDKKFRTREECLEFLTDDAFANGWLDEEGKSSVFERERMSSTAIGSLAAIPHAISTECVVSNISVLILKEPVQWEDFPVRVVFLLNIEQAKAQLWEKLFLKLYEFIKEHDGIESLLKHKSYERFLEEFSAVI, encoded by the coding sequence ATGCAGAAGCAAGAGCGATGCAAAAAAATCTTGGAACTTCTTTTAAAGAATACAGGTGGGATGACTGGGATAGAGCTTGCACGCCGCATGGATGTCTCCTCACGGACGATTCGGTCGGATATTAAGTTTCTGCAGGAATTGCTTGCAGATAAGCCTTATCAGATACTTGCCGCACCGAATCGCGGTTATAAACTTTTGTGTGAGGAAAGTGAGACGGAGCTTCTTCGGTTGGTAGCCGAAAAGGATGGAAGTGTCGGGCTGACGAATGCTGAAGAACAGCAGAATTATATCATCGGGCGCTTTTTGGAGTGCATGTTGAAGGATACATCTGTTACACAGATGACGCTTGCGGATGAGATGTATGTCGGTCTTTCAACCATAAAAAATTATCTTAATACGACGCGGGAACGTTTTGCAGAATATGATATTAAGATTGCACAGTATAAGACAGAAGGGATGCGTCTTGAGGGGGCGGAAGGTGATCTGCGCAGCTTTGTGGTCGATTATCTGCATGAGGTTAGGGATACAGAACTGCGCGGGCTGCTCTTTGATAAGATCGGCTACGATGCGATGGAGAAGATTTTGTCACAGACGGCGAGTGTTCGCAACCTTCAGCTGACGGATATGGCTAGGCGAGATCTCGCTGTGCAGACGGCACTTGTCCTCCACCGTTCTGCCGCAGGACGTACAATTGAATGCCGTGCCAGTATGGCTCAGAAGTTGGAGGAGACCTTTGAATACAGTGCAGCGAAAGAAGTTGCCAACGAGATTTTCCGCTACACGGGGATGGATATTCCGTACAGTGAGGTCTTTTACATCACCCAGTGTCTGTTGACGGGCAAGAAACTTCTGGATATCGGGAGTACGGTCAACGATGCACACGTCAGGGAGCTTGTTGAGAAGGTTCTCGTAGCAGTAGACAAGAAATTTGGTTTAGACTTTACTGCGGATGAGTACCTGAAAGATGGTCTCATGCTCCATCTGCGTATTGCTATTGCCCGCGTAAATTTCCGTGTAAATATTCGCAACGAGTTGCTTGCTTCTGTTAAGCAGGATTATCCACTTGCTTTCCAAATTGCCGTTTATGCGGCAAAGATGGTGCGCGAAATTGATCACATCGAGTTTAATGAAAATGAGATTGGATATATCGCCCTCCACTTCGGTGCATCAATGAGCCGTAACAGCATGGCAGAGGATGATCATCCAAAGAATGTTTACGTGATCTGCTCTGCGGGACTTGGTGTTTCTGTGCTCATGAAGGCGAAGCTCAAAGAACATTTTCGAAGCAGCATTCATGTAATCAGTGTATTGCCGGCATATAAGCTGACAGAAGAAATGCTTGGGGAAGCGGACTATATCATCTCTACTGTTCCGCTTGAGGTGGAGTCCCCAAAGATCATTCATGTAAACCATATGCTGCGTGCAGACGACATCGAGAAAATCAGACGCGTGATGTTTCAAAAACGGGACTTATTGGATGCAGAGATTGTTCGACAGTTCTTTCGTCCAGAAGGCTTCTACGTGGATAAGAAATTTCGTACCCGTGAGGAGTGTCTGGAATTCCTTACGGATGATGCATTTGCAAATGGTTGGCTAGATGAGGAAGGAAAAAGTTCTGTCTTTGAACGAGAGCGGATGTCTTCAACGGCTATCGGCAGTCTTGCTGCGATTCCTCATGCGATTTCTACGGAATGCGTCGTTTCAAATATCTCTGTGCTTATTCTGAAAGAACCTGTGCAATGGGAGGACTTCCCGGTACGCGTGGTTTTTTTGCTCAATATCGAGCAGGCAAAGGCTCAGCTCTGGGAGAAGTTATTTCTAAAGCTCTATGAATTTATCAAAGAACATGATGGGATAGAATCCTTACTTAAGCATAAATCTTATGAAAGATTTCTTGAAGAGTTCTCGGCGGTCATATGA
- the murG gene encoding undecaprenyldiphospho-muramoylpentapeptide beta-N-acetylglucosaminyltransferase produces MNIIVSGGGTGGHIYPALTIIRAIQQREPSARILYVGTPHGLEADIVPREGIDFIPIDLAGFQRKISLENISRAWRALLAVSRARGIVHGFQPDVAIGTGGYVAGPILLAASLAGVPTLVQEQNVFAGVTNRILAKFATAIAVGMEDAKNVFPKEKTYVTGNPIRPEVLTATREDGARAFGFDPAKKTVLVSGGSRGARSINRAMVEVIAHAAEQSEVQYLHVTGADEHGDTLARIRNAGVRLEDHPNLRVLPYLYNMPEAMAMADVAVFRAGATGLAELAARGVPAILIPYPYAAENHQEKNARAVEAAGAAEVILNRDVSGAALEAALGGLLADDARRAGMAAAMKRLGKPEAAEEIAALALGICKREG; encoded by the coding sequence ATGAATATCATCGTATCCGGCGGCGGCACGGGCGGACACATCTACCCCGCGCTCACGATCATCCGCGCGATTCAGCAGCGCGAGCCGTCTGCACGCATCCTCTACGTCGGCACGCCGCACGGGCTGGAGGCGGACATCGTGCCGCGCGAGGGGATTGACTTCATTCCGATTGATCTCGCGGGTTTTCAGCGAAAAATCTCATTGGAGAATATCTCACGCGCGTGGCGCGCACTGCTCGCTGTGTCACGCGCACGCGGCATCGTGCACGGCTTTCAGCCCGATGTAGCAATCGGGACGGGCGGCTATGTCGCGGGGCCAATCCTCCTCGCGGCGAGCCTTGCGGGCGTGCCAACCCTCGTGCAGGAGCAGAACGTCTTTGCAGGCGTGACGAACCGCATCCTTGCAAAGTTTGCAACGGCGATTGCCGTGGGCATGGAGGACGCAAAGAATGTTTTCCCAAAGGAAAAGACCTATGTGACGGGCAACCCGATCCGCCCCGAGGTGCTGACGGCGACGCGTGAGGACGGGGCGCGGGCATTCGGCTTCGATCCCGCGAAAAAGACGGTGCTCGTCTCGGGCGGCAGCCGTGGGGCGCGCTCAATCAACCGCGCGATGGTCGAGGTCATTGCGCACGCGGCGGAGCAGAGCGAGGTGCAGTACCTCCATGTGACGGGTGCGGACGAGCATGGCGACACGCTCGCGCGCATACGGAATGCGGGCGTACGGCTCGAGGATCATCCGAACCTGCGCGTTTTGCCGTATCTCTACAATATGCCTGAGGCAATGGCGATGGCGGATGTCGCCGTCTTTCGCGCGGGCGCAACGGGGCTGGCGGAGCTCGCGGCACGGGGGGTGCCCGCGATTCTCATCCCGTACCCGTATGCGGCGGAGAACCATCAGGAGAAGAACGCGCGCGCTGTCGAGGCGGCGGGCGCTGCGGAGGTCATCCTCAACCGCGATGTCAGCGGCGCAGCGCTCGAGGCTGCGCTCGGCGGACTACTCGCGGACGATGCGCGTCGCGCGGGTATGGCGGCGGCGATGAAGCGCCTCGGCAAGCCCGAGGCGGCAGAGGAGATCGCAGCACTCGCGTTGGGGATTTGTAAAAGAGAAGGGTGA
- the rpiB gene encoding ribose 5-phosphate isomerase B codes for MKPIIVMGADHAGWSMKEFLKRKLESEGYTIVDKGTDSEASVDSHDYAVAVGEEVSAAEHTLGILVCGTGIGMSMTANKVSGIRASLVSDLFSAQMTREHNAANVLCLGARVIAHQMAWEITKVWLTAEPLGGKYANRVAKMMAYEQSKMKKA; via the coding sequence TTGAAACCGATCATTGTCATGGGGGCTGACCATGCCGGCTGGAGTATGAAAGAGTTCCTCAAACGTAAACTCGAAAGTGAAGGATATACCATCGTAGACAAGGGGACAGACAGTGAGGCTTCTGTAGACTCCCATGACTATGCTGTAGCAGTAGGTGAGGAAGTCTCTGCGGCGGAGCATACACTCGGTATACTTGTCTGTGGCACAGGGATCGGTATGTCGATGACGGCAAACAAGGTCAGCGGAATCCGTGCCTCACTGGTTTCAGATCTCTTTTCAGCGCAGATGACGCGGGAGCACAATGCGGCAAACGTACTTTGTCTGGGCGCGCGTGTCATTGCACATCAGATGGCGTGGGAAATCACAAAGGTTTGGCTCACGGCAGAGCCTCTTGGAGGAAAGTATGCAAACCGTGTAGCGAAAATGATGGCATATGAACAATCAAAAATGAAAAAAGCATAA
- a CDS encoding small basic family protein: MIYIVLVSLAIGLLIGYMSPIVIPLAYSKLFSVALVAALDAAFGGLRAAVAERFDKHVFVTGFFSNTLLAAALVFIGDRLGIDLYYVALLAFGFRIFKNLAILRRYLLKDYRDGVQ; the protein is encoded by the coding sequence ATGATCTACATCGTCCTAGTCAGCCTCGCCATCGGTCTCCTCATCGGCTACATGAGCCCGATCGTTATCCCGCTCGCGTATTCGAAGCTCTTCTCCGTCGCGCTTGTCGCTGCACTCGATGCCGCATTCGGCGGACTTCGGGCGGCAGTTGCGGAGCGCTTCGACAAGCACGTATTTGTCACGGGATTTTTCTCGAATACGCTGCTTGCGGCGGCGCTCGTCTTCATCGGCGACCGCCTCGGCATCGACCTCTACTACGTCGCGCTGCTTGCGTTCGGCTTCCGTATCTTCAAGAACCTCGCTATCCTGCGCCGCTATCTGCTGAAGGACTACCGGGACGGCGTTCAGTAA
- the ftsZ gene encoding cell division protein FtsZ, whose translation MEAEAVFEMDDNFEELAKIIVVGVGGGGGNAVNNMIDSGLQGVEFVAINTDAQALLQSKAAVRIQIGEKRTRGLGAGARPEIGEAAATESREKIVEALRGADMVFITAGMGGGTGTGAAPVVAECARELGALTVAVVTRPFSYEGMTRARNADSGITNLQQHVDTIITIPNDRLMKIIDKSTPVTEAFSKVDNVLWQGVKGITDLITNQGVVNLDFADVQTTMANGGAAIMGIGEARGEGASVAAAKAAIESPLLETSIEGATSVIMNFTGSKTLSMFEVNEASEWLNSVIMNASNGRQANIIWGIGVDENLEDSVRVTVVATGFGMTEGGTAVAAETATGLTEDWISMPGMGSASAPKAAPAQPAAPQAQARPAAAIVPPNTGNASNNRRMNVVEPNAGSGGTDIIDIPAWMRRPR comes from the coding sequence ATGGAGGCTGAAGCTGTGTTCGAAATGGATGATAACTTTGAAGAACTCGCAAAGATCATCGTTGTCGGTGTAGGCGGCGGCGGCGGTAATGCTGTGAATAATATGATCGACTCCGGTCTGCAGGGCGTCGAATTCGTTGCGATCAATACGGATGCACAGGCGCTCCTGCAGTCCAAGGCGGCGGTGCGCATCCAGATCGGCGAGAAGCGCACGCGCGGACTCGGCGCGGGCGCGCGTCCCGAGATCGGAGAGGCTGCTGCAACTGAGAGCCGTGAGAAGATCGTGGAGGCGCTGCGCGGCGCCGACATGGTATTCATTACCGCGGGCATGGGCGGCGGCACGGGTACAGGCGCAGCGCCTGTGGTCGCAGAATGCGCGCGTGAGCTCGGCGCCCTGACGGTTGCCGTTGTTACGCGGCCCTTCTCCTATGAGGGGATGACGCGCGCGCGCAATGCGGACTCCGGTATCACGAATCTGCAGCAGCATGTCGACACCATCATCACAATTCCGAACGATCGTCTCATGAAGATCATCGACAAGAGCACGCCCGTCACCGAGGCGTTCAGCAAGGTGGACAATGTTCTCTGGCAGGGTGTCAAGGGCATCACCGACCTCATCACAAATCAGGGCGTTGTCAACCTCGACTTCGCGGATGTTCAGACCACAATGGCGAACGGCGGCGCAGCAATCATGGGCATCGGCGAGGCACGCGGTGAGGGTGCCTCGGTTGCGGCGGCAAAGGCGGCGATCGAGTCGCCGCTGCTCGAGACGAGTATCGAGGGCGCAACCTCCGTCATCATGAATTTCACGGGCTCCAAGACGCTCAGCATGTTCGAGGTCAACGAGGCATCCGAGTGGCTGAACAGCGTCATCATGAATGCGTCGAATGGGCGTCAGGCGAACATCATCTGGGGCATTGGTGTGGACGAGAACCTTGAGGACAGCGTGCGTGTCACCGTCGTTGCGACGGGCTTCGGAATGACAGAGGGCGGCACTGCAGTAGCCGCCGAGACCGCAACGGGTCTGACAGAGGACTGGATCTCCATGCCGGGCATGGGAAGTGCATCTGCGCCGAAGGCGGCACCTGCACAACCTGCTGCACCGCAGGCACAGGCACGTCCTGCAGCGGCAATCGTTCCCCCGAACACGGGCAATGCGTCAAACAATCGCCGTATGAACGTCGTCGAGCCGAACGCAGGCTCCGGCGGTACGGACATCATCGACATCCCAGCATGGATGCGTCGTCCACGTTGA
- the murD gene encoding UDP-N-acetylmuramoyl-L-alanine--D-glutamate ligase, which translates to MSYQNQSALVIGAGISGFAAARYLAAAGARVTLSDAKDEADAEKDALTQKHIEDLRAQGISCVFGAQREELLEGTDLIVLSPAVPERIPLVTAAHARGIRVTTEVELAGEIARAPIYAITGTNGKTTTTTLLGELLRAHFASVGVGGNIGVPLIDVAQEIPADGAIAAEISSYQMEATAHFHAAIVAELNVTPDHIVRHGSMEVYQAMKEKLFAAQTAEDFLVLNYDDPHTRGMADRANGQVCFFSRREELAEGACVRADGMIVVRWDGEEHVLIETIELGIPGGHNVENALAAAAMAFFAGVTPAEMRPVLRAFKGVEHRIEFVRTLDGVRYFNDSKATNTDSAIKALEAFDGHIILIAGGDDKLTDLTEFMALVHARVDELILVGDATERFAAAALEAGISAKQIHRAGYHMAEAVRIAHERASAPQTVLLSPACASFDMYGGYEERGRDFKRIVNEL; encoded by the coding sequence TTGTCCTATCAAAATCAGTCTGCACTCGTCATCGGGGCGGGCATCAGCGGCTTTGCGGCGGCGCGATACCTCGCGGCAGCGGGCGCGCGCGTGACGCTCTCCGATGCGAAGGACGAGGCAGATGCGGAAAAAGATGCACTGACGCAGAAACATATTGAAGATTTGCGGGCGCAGGGAATCTCCTGCGTCTTTGGCGCACAAAGGGAAGAACTGCTCGAGGGGACGGATCTTATCGTCCTCTCGCCCGCCGTGCCCGAGCGCATCCCGCTCGTGACTGCCGCACATGCACGCGGCATCCGTGTTACGACAGAGGTGGAGCTGGCGGGAGAGATTGCACGCGCACCCATCTACGCCATCACGGGGACGAACGGCAAGACCACAACGACGACTCTGCTCGGCGAGCTGCTGCGCGCGCATTTTGCATCGGTTGGCGTCGGGGGCAACATAGGCGTGCCGCTCATCGACGTGGCGCAGGAGATCCCCGCAGACGGTGCGATTGCGGCGGAGATCTCGAGCTATCAGATGGAGGCAACCGCACATTTTCACGCTGCGATTGTCGCCGAGCTGAATGTGACCCCCGACCACATCGTCCGCCACGGTTCGATGGAGGTCTATCAGGCGATGAAGGAGAAGCTCTTTGCCGCGCAAACGGCGGAGGACTTCCTCGTGCTGAACTATGACGATCCGCATACGCGCGGGATGGCGGATCGTGCCAATGGGCAGGTATGTTTCTTCAGTCGGCGTGAGGAACTCGCAGAGGGCGCATGCGTGCGCGCCGACGGCATGATCGTCGTCCGCTGGGACGGCGAGGAGCATGTCCTCATTGAGACAATCGAACTCGGAATTCCGGGCGGACACAATGTCGAGAATGCACTTGCGGCAGCGGCGATGGCGTTCTTTGCGGGGGTGACGCCTGCAGAGATGCGTCCCGTACTGCGCGCGTTCAAGGGCGTGGAGCATCGTATCGAATTTGTGCGGACGTTGGACGGCGTCAGATACTTCAATGATTCGAAGGCAACGAATACGGATTCCGCGATCAAGGCGCTCGAGGCATTCGATGGGCACATCATTCTGATTGCGGGCGGCGACGACAAGCTGACCGACCTCACGGAGTTTATGGCACTTGTACATGCGCGCGTGGATGAACTCATCCTTGTCGGCGATGCCACGGAGCGATTTGCTGCGGCGGCACTCGAGGCAGGAATCTCGGCGAAGCAGATCCATCGCGCGGGCTACCATATGGCGGAGGCGGTACGAATTGCGCATGAACGCGCCTCCGCCCCGCAGACTGTCCTGCTGTCTCCCGCATGTGCCAGCTTCGACATGTACGGCGGCTACGAGGAGCGCGGACGGGACTTCAAGAGGATCGTGAACGAGCTATGA
- a CDS encoding cell division protein FtsQ/DivIB, which translates to MRSRRVLKGALYLLCAAAIIAALIYSPLFTFQHLVVRGNVHLDEAELCEIARIQYGQRLFELKTDAMTTNLLHDLRIESAVVRRQLPNKIEMEIVERIPVATVACDYGYLDFDRQGKVIASYRTLKGADIPIITGVKLRDLYIGDDNSDARVAKVITFLGKIDPADIGEISEVNITVPSAVVAYTKSALPIRLGDLERIPEKAGLTQDFLQDQKTTRHTIEYVDFSYDAPFIKLADKVTEGK; encoded by the coding sequence ATGAGGTCTCGCCGCGTTCTAAAGGGGGCACTCTACCTCCTGTGCGCCGCTGCGATCATCGCGGCGCTCATCTACTCACCGCTCTTCACCTTTCAGCATCTGGTTGTGCGCGGCAACGTCCATCTTGACGAGGCGGAGCTCTGTGAGATCGCGCGCATTCAGTATGGACAGCGCCTCTTCGAGCTAAAGACGGATGCCATGACGACGAATCTGCTGCATGATCTGCGCATCGAGTCTGCTGTTGTGCGGCGTCAGCTGCCGAATAAGATTGAAATGGAGATTGTCGAGCGCATTCCGGTTGCGACCGTTGCCTGTGACTACGGCTATCTGGATTTCGATCGGCAGGGCAAGGTGATCGCGAGCTACCGCACGCTCAAGGGGGCGGACATCCCCATCATCACGGGGGTGAAGCTGCGCGACCTCTACATCGGGGATGACAATTCCGATGCGCGGGTTGCAAAGGTGATTACATTCCTTGGCAAAATTGACCCGGCGGATATCGGAGAGATTTCCGAGGTCAATATCACCGTGCCGTCCGCCGTCGTCGCTTATACGAAGAGCGCCCTGCCCATCCGTCTCGGAGACCTCGAGCGTATCCCGGAGAAGGCGGGGCTGACACAGGACTTTTTACAGGATCAGAAGACCACGCGTCATACGATCGAGTATGTCGACTTCAGCTATGACGCGCCATTTATCAAACTAGCGGATAAAGTGACAGAGGGGAAGTAA
- the murC gene encoding UDP-N-acetylmuramate--L-alanine ligase has protein sequence MLKDLKGIHNIHFVGIGGAGMSPLAKILLLLGYNVSGSDQGTSPIIAELVRLGARVSTDGQRAENVRGADAIVVSTAIPYDNPEVIAAWDLRIPKLHRSDINAALVNEYDGIAVAGSHGKTTTTSMIGVTLDHVGVSPTIIVGGEVPDLGTNAKLGTSRYLVSEADESDGSFLKLRPHVAVVTNVEDDHMDHYGTMEKIIEAFRTFVDQVDEDGTAVLCFENEILRQIAAQTKRRVISYAIDREADYRAADIETHGSVISFTVFERGTEMGRVSLNIPGRHNVLNALACIAVARLAGVDFVQIRDALAGFHGAKRRFQTKGKERGVWVVDDYAHHPTEIAVTLTAARATNPARLICVFQPHRYSRTQLLRAEFGGCFAAADLLLLTDIYAAGEAPIPGISGETLMEEVAEATGQDAVYLPERADLERYLAQHVRAGDLVITMGAGNILEVGEALVEQLKNGTAGSNEPPVVVVMGGPSTEAEVSRRSGGQILQALLSKGYPAVGMELNPSTFAEEIQNLHPAIVFNALHGKYGEDGVLQGTLDMLGIPYTGSGVRAAALTMDKMMTKRIFRAEGIATPRFLCIHAGERDAQTAERVRAEFDLPLVVKAPEQGSSIGVYIVTREEDLQSAIDEAFSYGDTVLVEEFIQGRELTVAVWGTSSRGKAFPIIEITTTSGRYDYASKYTPGASRHLIPAELSAECTAAVQEMAVRAFNACGCAGVARVDVMLSDAGEPYAIEVNSVPGMTAISLVPDAARAVGIEFPEFCEEMLAMAGYRR, from the coding sequence TTGCTCAAGGATTTGAAGGGGATTCACAACATACACTTTGTCGGCATCGGCGGCGCAGGGATGAGCCCGCTCGCAAAGATTCTCCTCCTGCTCGGCTACAATGTATCCGGCTCCGATCAGGGAACCTCGCCCATCATTGCGGAGCTCGTGCGTCTCGGTGCGCGCGTCTCGACGGACGGACAGCGTGCGGAGAACGTGCGCGGTGCGGATGCCATCGTCGTCTCCACGGCAATTCCCTACGACAACCCCGAGGTTATTGCGGCGTGGGATCTGCGCATCCCGAAGCTGCACCGCTCGGACATTAACGCGGCGCTCGTCAATGAGTACGACGGCATCGCCGTCGCAGGCTCGCACGGCAAGACGACGACCACGTCCATGATTGGCGTGACCCTTGACCACGTGGGCGTGTCGCCGACCATCATCGTCGGCGGCGAGGTGCCCGATCTCGGCACGAATGCGAAGCTCGGCACGAGTCGGTACCTTGTCTCCGAGGCAGATGAGAGCGACGGCTCCTTCCTCAAGCTGCGCCCCCACGTCGCCGTTGTGACGAACGTCGAGGACGATCACATGGATCACTACGGCACGATGGAGAAGATCATCGAGGCGTTCCGCACATTCGTCGATCAGGTGGACGAGGACGGGACGGCGGTGCTCTGCTTTGAAAATGAGATCCTGCGGCAGATCGCCGCACAGACGAAGCGACGCGTGATTTCCTATGCCATCGATAGGGAGGCGGACTACCGAGCGGCGGACATCGAGACGCACGGCTCTGTGATCTCCTTCACCGTCTTTGAGCGCGGGACGGAGATGGGGCGTGTCTCTCTCAATATCCCGGGGCGGCACAACGTGCTGAATGCGCTTGCCTGCATTGCAGTCGCACGGCTTGCGGGTGTCGACTTTGTGCAGATTCGGGATGCGCTCGCGGGCTTCCACGGGGCAAAGCGACGCTTCCAGACGAAGGGCAAGGAGCGCGGTGTCTGGGTGGTGGACGACTATGCCCACCATCCGACGGAGATTGCCGTGACGCTGACAGCGGCGCGTGCGACGAATCCTGCGCGCCTCATCTGCGTATTCCAGCCGCATCGCTACTCGCGGACGCAGCTCCTGCGCGCGGAGTTCGGCGGATGCTTTGCCGCCGCCGATCTGCTCCTCCTGACCGACATCTATGCAGCAGGCGAGGCACCGATCCCCGGCATCAGCGGCGAGACGCTGATGGAGGAGGTCGCAGAGGCGACGGGGCAGGACGCAGTCTACCTGCCCGAGCGCGCAGATCTCGAGCGTTATCTCGCACAGCACGTGCGCGCGGGCGACCTCGTCATCACGATGGGCGCGGGCAATATCCTCGAGGTTGGGGAGGCGCTTGTCGAGCAACTCAAAAATGGCACGGCCGGCTCCAATGAACCGCCCGTCGTCGTCGTCATGGGCGGCCCCTCCACCGAGGCGGAGGTCTCGCGCCGCTCGGGCGGGCAAATCTTGCAGGCACTGCTGTCAAAGGGCTATCCCGCCGTCGGCATGGAGCTGAATCCGTCCACCTTTGCCGAGGAGATTCAAAATCTGCATCCTGCAATCGTGTTCAATGCGCTGCATGGAAAGTATGGCGAGGACGGTGTTCTGCAGGGCACGCTTGACATGCTCGGCATCCCCTACACGGGCTCGGGCGTGCGCGCTGCTGCGCTCACGATGGACAAGATGATGACGAAGCGCATCTTCCGCGCGGAGGGGATTGCAACCCCTCGCTTCCTCTGCATTCATGCGGGGGAGAGAGATGCGCAGACTGCCGAGCGCGTGCGTGCAGAATTCGATCTGCCGCTCGTTGTCAAGGCGCCTGAGCAGGGATCGAGCATCGGCGTCTACATCGTGACGCGTGAGGAGGACTTGCAGTCTGCCATCGATGAGGCGTTCTCCTACGGAGATACGGTGCTCGTGGAGGAGTTCATCCAAGGGCGCGAGCTGACGGTTGCCGTCTGGGGAACGTCCTCCCGCGGGAAAGCATTCCCGATCATCGAGATCACGACCACCTCGGGTCGCTATGACTACGCGAGCAAATACACGCCGGGTGCCTCGCGGCATCTCATTCCTGCTGAGCTCTCCGCAGAGTGCACAGCGGCGGTGCAGGAGATGGCCGTCCGCGCATTCAATGCGTGCGGCTGCGCGGGCGTTGCGCGCGTCGATGTCATGCTGAGCGATGCGGGCGAGCCGTACGCCATCGAGGTCAATTCCGTGCCGGGCATGACGGCGATCTCGCTCGTGCCTGACGCCGCGCGTGCCGTCGGTATCGAGTTCCCTGAGTTCTGCGAGGAGATGCTCGCGATGGCAGGGTACCGTCGATGA
- a CDS encoding DUF881 domain-containing protein translates to MKQFRQGGWLIALVCILIGFMIAVQFRTAQDGKASLSQQRIEEISDRLLQTEHERDELGEELRKMQAAASEAGNEQDREMLRYRAALVPLEGEGVIVRMDDSTKPVKAGENPNLYVIHDDDLLRVINELRAAGAEAISVNGQRLTGISEIRCAGPTLSVNNVRSSAPFEIRAIGDKKSLENSLRMRGGVVETLSVWGIQLAITVSDDVYIPPYRGSIRQSYARETTEREEGNK, encoded by the coding sequence ATGAAACAATTCCGGCAGGGCGGGTGGCTGATCGCGCTCGTCTGCATCCTGATCGGCTTCATGATTGCCGTGCAGTTCCGCACGGCGCAGGACGGAAAGGCGAGCCTTTCGCAGCAGCGCATCGAGGAGATCTCGGATCGTTTGCTTCAGACGGAGCACGAGCGTGACGAGCTCGGTGAGGAGCTGCGCAAGATGCAGGCAGCCGCCTCCGAGGCGGGGAATGAGCAGGATCGGGAGATGCTGCGCTACCGTGCGGCACTCGTGCCCCTTGAGGGCGAGGGCGTCATCGTCCGCATGGACGACAGCACAAAGCCTGTGAAGGCGGGCGAGAATCCGAATCTCTACGTCATCCACGACGACGACCTCCTGCGCGTCATCAACGAGCTGCGCGCAGCGGGCGCGGAGGCGATCTCCGTCAATGGACAGCGCCTCACAGGCATCTCGGAGATACGTTGTGCGGGGCCGACGCTCTCGGTGAACAACGTGCGCTCCTCCGCGCCGTTTGAGATCCGCGCCATCGGTGACAAGAAGTCGCTCGAGAACTCGCTGCGCATGCGCGGCGGCGTCGTCGAGACGCTGAGCGTCTGGGGGATTCAGCTCGCCATTACTGTGAGCGATGATGTCTACATCCCGCCCTATCGCGGGAGCATACGCCAGAGCTATGCACGTGAGACCACGGAGCGCGAGGAGGGAAATAAATGA